In the genome of Populus alba chromosome 11, ASM523922v2, whole genome shotgun sequence, one region contains:
- the LOC118031503 gene encoding uncharacterized protein, with translation MAFYSYSYEEDYQGEYYTGEYSIIPYNSSYDPSPDHDSVAYSSYNYNEHQVLAYDPPSYYAAYDPVSSYSRTAYSASTFSEPMCIEYDPGHYYNEQTRFIVSYNVSEFNEPAYEEYDPTPYGGGYDLAATYGKPLPHSAETCYPRSTPDPNVSSLNGFSYGSIKAPYGKDEVNEPAAKPQNESKPISPPAIEPAPVPVPVPLELSNGRGNSQEKLQKGEESEEKGVDHPDPSPGYDTGIANGSCGEFGYEYGRPGPQIPPGYGLEAMDLCESLFGYWPCLSRYARNVNDCQEAADCGSHGNQWKGTADYLFGSSNPYGERDDGGNSYGNAIYGYERHYQEEPLHYQVKYVEDSWSS, from the coding sequence ATGGCCTTCTACAGTTACAGCTATGAAGAGGATTATCAAGGTGAGTACTATACCGGAGAGTACTCGATAATTCCTTATAATAGCAGCTATGATCCTTCCCCAGATCATGATTCAGTGGCTTATTCCAGCTACAACTACAATGAGCACCAAGTTCTTGCCTATGATCCACCTTCTTATTATGCTGCTTATGATCCTGTCTCAAGTTACTCAAGAACTGCTTACTCTGCATCTACTTTCAGTGAGCCTATGTGTATTGAGTATGATCCGGGTCATTACTATAATGAACAGACGCGATTCATTGTCTCGTATAATGTCTCAGAGTTTAATGAGCCTGCGTACGAAGAATATGATCCAACTCCTTACGGTGGTGGCTATGATCTCGCTGCAACTTATGGAAAACCTCTTCCTCACTCGGCCGAAACTTGTTATCCTCGTTCAACGCCGGATCCGAATGTCTCATCACTGAATGGTTTCTCTTATGGATCGATTAAAGCACCTTATGGAAAAGATGAAGTCAATGAACCTGCTGCCAAACCGCAAAATGAAAGCAAACCAATTAGCCCTCCTGCTATTGAACCAGCGCCGGTGCCCGTGCCCGTGCCCCTTGAACTTAGCAACGGCCGTGGAAATTCTCAAGAGAAGTTGCAGAAAGGTGAAGAAAGTGAGGAAAAGGGAGTTGATCATCCTGATCCCTCGCCTGGCTATGATACCGGAATTGCCAATGGATCATGTGGAGAATTTGGTTATGAGTATGGCAGGCCAGGGCCACAAATTCCACCAGGATATGGCCTGGAAGCAATGGACCTTTGTGAAAGTTTATTTGGTTACTGGCCTTGTCTATCTCGGTATGCTAGGAATGTCAATGACTGTCAAGAAGCTGCTGACTGTGGAAGCCATGGGAATCAATGGAAAGGGACTGCTGATTATCTCTTCGGAAGCTCAAATCCTTATGGTGAAAGGGACGATGGAGGCAACAGCTACGGGAATGCTATTTATGGCTATGAAAGGCATTATCAGGAGGAACCTCTCCACTACCAGGTTAAGTATGTTGAAGATTCATGGTCATCGTAA
- the LOC118031504 gene encoding DAG protein, chloroplastic, producing MATFTLSSSLTPKTLTPSLSNLKPTFLTSLKPQSSTSSQLISAPKIRYQPLITRAAVGSDYSARRSNSSNDDRETILLPGCDYNHWLIVMEFPKDPAPTREQMIDTYLNTLATVLGSMEEAKKNMYAFSTTTYTGFQCTVDEATSEKFKGLPGVLWVLPDSYIDVKNKDYGGDKYVNGEIIPCTYPTYQPKQRTTSKYENRRYERRRDGPPPDRRRTRQGTTKSEPASP from the exons ATGGCAACATTCACACTCTCTTCATCTCTAACACCCAAAACCCTAACCCCTTCGCTCTCAAACCTTAAACCCACCTTCTTAACTTCACTCAAACCCCAATCATCGACTAGTTCCCAGCTGATTTCAGCTCCCAAGATTAGGTATCAGCCCTTGATTACAAGGGCTGCTGTAGGTTCTGATTACTCAGCAAGAAGAAGTAACAGCAGTAATGATGATAGAGAGACGATACTGTTACCCGGTTGTGATTATAATCATTGGTTGATTGTTATGGAGTTCCCTAAAGACCCTGCTCCTACTAGAGAACAGATGATTGATACTTATCTTAATACTCTTGCTACTGTCTTGGGCAG CATGGAAGAGGCGAAGAAGAATATGTATGCTTTTAGCACCACCACCTACACTGGGTTCCAATGCACAGTAGATGAAGCCACATCTGAGAAATTTAAGG GTTTGCCTGGGGTCCTCTGGGTACTGCCAGACTCATACATAGATGTTAAAAACAAAGATTATGGAG GAGACAAGTATGTCAATGGGGAGATTATTCCATGCACATACCCTACTTATCAACCCAAACAACGCACTACTTCAAAGTACGAGAATAGAAGGTATGAGAGACGGAGAGATGGACCACCTCCAGATCGAAGAAGAACAAGACAGGGGACAACCAAGTCAGAGCCAGCCTCTCCATGA
- the LOC118031505 gene encoding transcription factor bHLH112 — translation MAEEFQAGICGENWWMNSSKSMFIGGLSPCSTVSLPSDHMGAYNGSWATADMVDLKPRSISCKDQSHNTTSVSDTSIAFLNSPKPQQANSDSGGSSNLIDSTLQMMGFGLSSSSSSSDWNQALLSGNGRTESYNSMLQEDMNSGGLNSSQIQKDWSPKSYARTAEDFSLDQQRLNPVNSSSNSPPTCQGFSTGFSMEPTASYGYPSTLIQSLFEPDHPQPQQVQSLFNNRPMNYLSPTAPNYGTNMSELSSPSWTKVSPLIKSCLQKQQASSLHFTNNTTYWNASPTGINDIRASFLPSSPSQFLLPAFEEKPNCPSLTIQPNREEVRDSVSVVKKGCEPAFKRPRIEAPSPLPTFKVRKEKLGDRITALQQLVSPFGKTDTASVLHEAIEYIKFLHDQATVLSNPYMKNGNPIQHQQAPEDKLNDLEGPKQDLRSRGLCLVPISSTFPVANETTADFWTPTFGGTFSFVSNQPRWKETLITSI, via the exons ATGGCAGAGGAGTTTCAGGCCGGGATTTGTGGCGAGAACTGGTGGATGAATTCTTCAAAAAGCATGTTCATCGGCGGCTTATCACCATGTTCTACGGTGAGCCTCCCTAGTGATCATATGGGAGCTTATAATGGGTCATGGGCCACGGCTGACATGGTAGACTTGAAGCCGAGGTCAATATCATGCAAGGATCAGTCTCATAACACTACTTCGGTGTCTGATACCTCTATAGCTTTCCTAAATTCTCCAAAGCCTCAACAGGCTAATTCAGATAGTGGGGGTAGCAGTAATTTGATTGATTCCACCTTGCAAATGATGGGGTTCGGGCtctcgtcgtcgtcgtcgtcgtcggaTTGGAACCAAGCTTTACT CTCTGGGAATGGAAGAACTGAGAGTTACAATTCCATGCTGCAAGAAGACATGAATTCAGGAGGACTGAACTCTTCTCAAATCCAAAAAGATTGGAGTCCAAAGAGCTATGCAAGAACTGCTGAAGATTTCTCCTTGGACCAACAAAGGCTAAATCCGGTTAACAGTTCCAGCAATTCGCCACCAACTTGCCAGGGATTTTCTACAGGCTTTTCAATGGAGCCAACAGCTTCTTATGGCTACCCTTCAACATTGATACAAAGTTTATTCGAACCAGATCATCCTCAACCACAACAAGTACAATCTCTTTTCAACAACCGGCCCATGAATTACCTGTCGCCGACAGCTCCAAATTATGGGACCAACATGAGTGAATTGTCATCTCCTTCTTGGACTAAAGTATCTCCCTTGATAAAATCTTGTTTGCAAAAGCAACAGGCTAGTAGTTTGCACTTTACTAACAACACAACCTATTGGAATGCCTCACCAACCGGAATAAATGATATTAGAGCAAGCTTTTTACCCTCATCACCATCTCAATTTCTTCTGCCAGCTTTTGAAGAGAAACCCAATTGCCCCAGCCTCACCATACAG cCTAACAGAGAAGAGGTTCGAGACTCGGTTTCGGTAGTTAAGAAAGGATGTGAACCAGCATTCAAAAGGCCTCGAATTGAAGCACCATCTCCATTACCAACTTTCAAG GTCCGGAAAGAGAAGCTAGGGGACCGAATAACTGCCCTCCAGCAATTGGTTTCACCTTTCGGAAAG ACTGATACTGCATCGGTTCTCCATGAAGCTATTGAGTATATCAAGTTCCTCCATGACCAAGCCACT GTTTTAAGTAATCCATACATGAAAAATGGCAATCCCATTCAACATCAACAG GCTCCAGAAGACAAATTGAACGACCTAGAAGGGCCAAAACAAGATCTAAGAAGCCGAGGACTATGTCTTGTGCCAATATCCAGCACGTTTCCTGTTGCTAATGAGACCACTGCTGATTTCTGGACACCAACATTTGGTGGCACTTTCAG TTTTGTATCAAACCAACCAAGATGGAAGGAAACGCTCATAACCTCAATATAG